One segment of Natronosalvus halobius DNA contains the following:
- a CDS encoding DUF411 domain-containing protein has product MRETSRRAALLAGGSAIGIALAGCLSDGTDEWETDDAIPATAATMYKGSNCDCCDVYAEYLDDFLTTDLETVVPDDLEDFKDDRGIEPDLRSCHTVELDDYLVEGHVPAEIIATLFEDEPSIAGIALPGMPPGSPGMGGKKDETWPVYEIRFEGGPKVYTEL; this is encoded by the coding sequence ATGAGAGAGACATCGAGACGCGCGGCCTTGCTTGCCGGTGGGAGTGCAATCGGCATTGCGCTGGCAGGGTGCCTGAGCGATGGAACTGACGAGTGGGAGACGGACGACGCAATTCCGGCGACCGCCGCAACGATGTACAAGGGATCGAATTGCGACTGCTGTGACGTCTACGCGGAGTATCTCGACGACTTCCTCACGACTGACCTGGAGACAGTCGTTCCCGACGACCTCGAGGACTTCAAGGACGATCGCGGAATCGAACCCGACCTTCGAAGCTGTCACACCGTCGAACTGGACGACTACCTCGTGGAAGGTCACGTTCCAGCCGAAATCATCGCCACGCTGTTTGAAGACGAGCCCAGTATCGCTGGAATTGCATTACCGGGAATGCCGCCAGGGTCGCCGGGGATGGGCGGAAAGAAAGACGAAACGTGGCCGGTGTACGAAATCCGGTTCGAAGGGGGCCCGAAAGTATATACAGAGCTGTGA